The nucleotide window TTATCGAAGAGCTCCACAAAAAAATCGACTCCCAAAAACTCGCAGCAAAACTCCAATCCCTAGCCGCAGACTTTGCCCAGTCACTCTCTAAAGAAAAGGTCCAAGCAAAAACAGAAGAGAAAACCGAGCTCTCAAAAAAAACAAAACATAAGCAAGGCCCTCTATGAAAAAAACCTCCACCCTTAAAAGGCTTACCACGCCTAAGACCCTTTTGCTTAGCCTACTCTCAATAACCTTTATCCTTTCCAACTCAATCCACGCAGGATTTTACGAAGAAGAAGAGATCCAAGGGTTTTACTTCTTCGAAGACCCCAAAATGCAACCAACAACCCCAAAACCCCAAACCCCCGAAGAAGCTGCAGAAATCCTTACCGAACAAAAAAAAGAGCTCTACGCCCTCCGCTGCCTAGCGATCCTCACCCCCACAGAAGACAACCTCATCCGTTACATCCAAAAACAAAACCAAATAATCGATCAAGCAAGCCACTTTGCCAAAAAATGGCAATACCTCCTCCTCGACCTCCCCGAACTAGGAGAAGGGATAGGAGCCAGCACCTCAACAATCGGAATTGAAGTCCATAAAAAAGCCGAAGCAGCCCAAAAACTCCAAACCCTCGAGAGCTTACAAAAAAACTTCTTCCTCCTCCTTTTTGCAGAAGGAGAAGACCCCTACTCAGAAGCCGCCGCCCATATCCTAAAGCAATTCAGCGCAGTCACCCAGTGGCAGGTAAGAGTCGTCTCTACCAATGGCCTTCCCACAAAAGCCTTTCCCAACCCCCAAAAAAACCAAGGACTCGCAGAAAAATTTGGCATCAAAAAAAGCCCCACCTTCTTCATCGTCAACCCCGAAACCAAAGAAGGATACCCCGTAGGAATAGGAGTTCTCTCCGTTCCAGAGCTCATCGAACATATCTATAGCCAAGCAAAAAGACACCAACTCGAGGAAAACCCATGAAAAAACTCCTACTCCTTTCCATGCTTTGTCTCACCCCTTTCTTGCCCGCCAAAGAAAAAAAGAGCCTCTCAGGAAAAATCCAAGAATTTTTCGACCAAACCAACACCCCCGCCAATATCACCGAAGCAGACACCTTTTATGACGATGTCATCGGCGTCAACTTCATCGGAGGTTCAGGATTTGTCCGCACCCAAGTATCCGACATCAACCCCGTCCACATCTCCCTTCCCAAAATCAACGTCGGCTGCGGAGGCATCGACTACACCATGGGAGCCCTCAACATCGTCAGCAAAGAAGAAATGGTCAAAACCCTCAAAAACATCGCCAAAAATGCCGGAACCCACGCCTTCCTCCTCGCTTTAGAAACCACCTCCCCCCTCGTCGCAGGAACCCTAGCAAAAATCCAACACTGGTCCAACCAGCTCAACGCCATCAACATCAACTCCTGCGAAATCGGCTCAAGCCTCGTTCAAGGAATCTGGCCAAGGTCAGAAGAAGCCACCCGCTATATCTGCTCCCAAACAGGCTCCAAAGAAGGACTCTTCTCCGGGATGATCGAAGCCCGCCACGGATGTCGTGACCGCGCAGACAACATGACAACCGCTGCCCTTAACCACGCCAAAAAAGAAGGAGCCCTCATCGAAAACTACAACCTCGCCTGGGAAGTCATCAAAGACCTCAACATCACCGACCCCACCGTCCGCAACCTCTACCTCAACATCAGCGGAACCATCCTCAAACAACAAAACACCCTCGAATTCTTCCCTTCCAAAGCCGAAGCCGCCCTCGACGTCCTCATGAACGGAGGAGAACTCCATAATGCCTATCTCTTCGGCAAAGTCGAGAGAAACCTCCCCATGTCTGTCTACAAAAACCACACAATCCAAGTCTCTTCTGGCCACTCTGAAAAAGACCGCATCTGGACCCTTCTCCGTACCCTCCAGTCAAAAATCCTCAAAGAAGGACTCGAAGATCCCGAACCCCTAACCGAGAAAGAAAAAGAGATGATCACAAGCACTCAATTCCCCATCTCCTCCCTCATGGTTCTCATGGGGCAGTGGGAAGGAAAAAACGTTGAAAAACACCTCTCCTTAAGACAATGCGCAGAGATTATTGCCTTCGAAAGAGTCACCAACTACGTTGAAGAGATCGTCAAAACACTGATTCTCAGAACAGAGGCCATCCAATCAAAACAAATCGAACAGGAATCCTTCGAAACCTTCAAAAAAGGACTCGAACAAACACTCACTCGCATCG belongs to Candidatus Neptunochlamydia vexilliferae and includes:
- a CDS encoding conjugal transfer protein TraF is translated as MKKTSTLKRLTTPKTLLLSLLSITFILSNSIHAGFYEEEEIQGFYFFEDPKMQPTTPKPQTPEEAAEILTEQKKELYALRCLAILTPTEDNLIRYIQKQNQIIDQASHFAKKWQYLLLDLPELGEGIGASTSTIGIEVHKKAEAAQKLQTLESLQKNFFLLLFAEGEDPYSEAAAHILKQFSAVTQWQVRVVSTNGLPTKAFPNPQKNQGLAEKFGIKKSPTFFIVNPETKEGYPVGIGVLSVPELIEHIYSQAKRHQLEENP
- a CDS encoding conjugal transfer protein TraH — encoded protein: MKKLLLLSMLCLTPFLPAKEKKSLSGKIQEFFDQTNTPANITEADTFYDDVIGVNFIGGSGFVRTQVSDINPVHISLPKINVGCGGIDYTMGALNIVSKEEMVKTLKNIAKNAGTHAFLLALETTSPLVAGTLAKIQHWSNQLNAININSCEIGSSLVQGIWPRSEEATRYICSQTGSKEGLFSGMIEARHGCRDRADNMTTAALNHAKKEGALIENYNLAWEVIKDLNITDPTVRNLYLNISGTILKQQNTLEFFPSKAEAALDVLMNGGELHNAYLFGKVERNLPMSVYKNHTIQVSSGHSEKDRIWTLLRTLQSKILKEGLEDPEPLTEKEKEMITSTQFPISSLMVLMGQWEGKNVEKHLSLRQCAEIIAFERVTNYVEEIVKTLILRTEAIQSKQIEQESFETFKKGLEQTLTRIERLKSDNYRKMSEKQKMIQFLMDIERNLRDRPGANL